One stretch of Halobacillus litoralis DNA includes these proteins:
- the pyrR gene encoding bifunctional pyr operon transcriptional regulator/uracil phosphoribosyltransferase PyrR: protein MNAKATVLDDAAIRRALTRISHEIIEKNKGIEDLVLVGIKTRGVPIAQRLKEKIQEIEGADLPDGELDITLYRDDLTPKENGAEPQLKETNITADIDGKKVILVDDVLYTGRTVRAAMDALIDHGRPKEIQLAVLVDRGHRELPIRADYVGKNVPTSHEEIITVTLSETDEADEVKIYEK, encoded by the coding sequence ATGAATGCAAAAGCGACAGTACTCGATGATGCAGCGATCCGTCGGGCATTGACCCGGATCTCGCATGAAATTATAGAAAAAAATAAAGGGATTGAGGATCTCGTCCTAGTAGGAATTAAAACCCGTGGCGTGCCAATCGCTCAACGTCTCAAAGAAAAAATACAGGAGATTGAAGGTGCAGACCTTCCGGATGGAGAGCTTGATATCACGCTTTACCGCGACGATTTGACTCCTAAGGAAAATGGAGCGGAACCTCAATTGAAAGAAACGAATATTACGGCGGATATCGATGGCAAGAAAGTCATCCTCGTCGACGATGTTCTTTATACAGGCCGGACGGTGCGTGCCGCAATGGATGCACTAATCGACCATGGGCGACCGAAAGAAATCCAGCTGGCAGTCTTAGTAGACCGGGGACACCGGGAACTGCCGATCAGAGCGGATTATGTCGGGAAAAATGTTCCGACTTCCCATGAAGAAATCATTACCGTCACTTTATCTGAAACGGATGAAGCAGACGAAGTGAAAATTTATGAAAAATGA
- a CDS encoding RluA family pseudouridine synthase, which translates to MSEHYKVTENDQSKRIDKLLTEVIEEASRSQIQGWLKDGIVFVDGKAVKSNYKVQEGESITWHIPEPEPMDILPEDIPIEIVYEDEDVIVVNKPSGMVIHPAAGHYSGTLVNALLFHVKDLSGINGVERPGIVHRIDKDTSGLLMVAKNDLAHQSLAEQLSKKTVERKYEAIVHGEIHHEYGTIDAPIGRDPKDRQRMAVVDGGRDAVTHFRVLRHFTDFTLVECKLETGRTHQIRVHMRYIDHPLAGDPKYGPRKTLDLDGQALHAKSLGFEHPRTGEWKTFEVEPPADFKETLKYLETREV; encoded by the coding sequence TTGAGTGAACACTATAAGGTTACAGAAAACGATCAGTCCAAGCGGATTGATAAATTATTAACAGAGGTTATCGAAGAAGCATCCAGATCCCAAATTCAAGGATGGCTCAAAGATGGCATTGTATTCGTAGATGGGAAAGCGGTAAAGAGTAATTATAAGGTGCAGGAGGGGGAGAGTATCACATGGCATATTCCTGAACCTGAGCCGATGGATATCCTCCCTGAGGACATTCCGATCGAGATCGTGTATGAAGATGAAGATGTGATTGTCGTCAATAAACCATCAGGTATGGTGATCCACCCGGCAGCAGGCCACTATTCCGGAACACTCGTAAATGCTCTTTTATTCCATGTGAAAGATTTGTCTGGAATCAACGGGGTAGAGCGTCCGGGAATCGTCCATCGGATTGATAAAGACACGAGTGGTCTATTGATGGTAGCTAAGAATGATCTTGCCCATCAATCCCTCGCTGAGCAACTGTCGAAGAAGACGGTGGAACGTAAATATGAAGCGATTGTCCATGGGGAAATTCATCATGAATATGGAACCATTGATGCACCGATTGGAAGGGATCCTAAAGATCGTCAAAGGATGGCTGTGGTCGATGGCGGACGTGATGCTGTCACCCATTTCCGCGTGCTGCGTCATTTCACTGATTTCACCCTTGTCGAATGTAAATTGGAAACAGGACGTACGCACCAGATCCGTGTGCATATGCGCTATATCGATCATCCACTAGCGGGTGATCCTAAATACGGCCCTCGTAAAACTTTAGACCTTGATGGGCAGGCTCTCCATGCCAAATCGCTTGGCTTTGAGCATCCGCGAACAGGCGAATGGAAAACGTTTGAGGTCGAACCTCCAGCGGACTTTAAAGAGACGTTGAAGTACTTGGAAACGAGAGAGGTTTAA
- the lspA gene encoding signal peptidase II has protein sequence MILYYIIAIGLIILDQWTKWLVVTKMNIGESITIIENFFYLTSHRNQGAAWGILQGQMWFFYIITVVVIGFVIYYLHQYGKESRFVGVALAFILAGAIGNFIDRVFRKEVVDFANTYIFTYDFPIFNVADSALVVGVIFVMIATFLDERRKKGSLKS, from the coding sequence ATGATTTTGTATTATATCATCGCCATTGGTCTCATCATCCTTGATCAGTGGACAAAGTGGCTTGTGGTCACAAAAATGAATATTGGAGAAAGCATAACAATCATCGAAAACTTTTTCTACTTGACCTCTCACCGGAATCAAGGAGCTGCCTGGGGAATCCTACAAGGGCAGATGTGGTTCTTTTATATTATAACGGTGGTCGTGATTGGTTTTGTCATTTATTATTTACATCAATATGGAAAAGAAAGTCGTTTTGTAGGTGTAGCGCTTGCTTTCATACTCGCAGGGGCGATTGGGAATTTCATCGACCGTGTATTTCGTAAGGAAGTCGTTGATTTCGCCAACACGTACATTTTCACTTATGACTTTCCTATTTTCAATGTAGCGGACTCTGCACTTGTCGTTGGAGTGATTTTCGTCATGATAGCCACATTCTTGGATGAGCGCAGAAAGAAAGGAAGTTTGAAATCTTGA
- a CDS encoding DivIVA domain-containing protein encodes MPLTPLDIHNKEFTRGFRGYDEDEVNEFLDQVIKDYEIVIRQKKELEREVSQLNERLGHFNDIETTLNKSILVAQETAEDVKNSANKESKLIVKEAEKNADRIINEALEKSRRINIEVEDMKKQAKVFKTRLRMLVEAQIDMIDNDDWDHLFDTELDDEKEVERKMEEEYSSQP; translated from the coding sequence GTGCCATTAACACCACTGGATATTCATAACAAAGAATTCACTCGCGGTTTTAGAGGATATGATGAAGATGAAGTCAACGAATTTCTCGATCAAGTCATCAAAGATTATGAAATCGTTATACGACAGAAAAAAGAGCTGGAACGGGAAGTAAGTCAATTGAACGAACGTCTAGGTCACTTTAACGATATCGAGACGACGCTCAATAAATCAATTCTCGTCGCTCAAGAAACCGCAGAAGACGTAAAGAACAGTGCAAACAAAGAATCGAAATTAATTGTCAAAGAGGCAGAAAAAAATGCCGATCGTATTATCAATGAAGCACTTGAAAAATCACGCCGTATTAATATCGAAGTAGAAGATATGAAAAAGCAGGCGAAAGTTTTCAAAACAAGACTGCGTATGTTGGTAGAAGCTCAAATCGATATGATTGATAACGATGACTGGGATCATTTATTTGATACAGAACTTGATGATGAGAAAGAAGTGGAGCGTAAAATGGAAGAGGAATACAGCTCCCAGCCTTAA
- a CDS encoding YlmH family RNA-binding protein — protein sequence MDIYQHFRKEEKPFIDQVLSFREDVALKYQRKLTDFLDPREQMIMKAIMGNDPDLIYGLEGGAETSERKRAIIAPDYEIIEKEDFQLTLLEASYPQKFVALEHRDVLGAFMSLGIRREKMGDLVVQDGIIQMTTASEISDYIKMNLTGIKRSNVQFEEKPLSTRIESNETWSTKQTTVSSLRLDVMVKEIYGMSRNKASMFIEAGQVKVNFRTVEDTSFSLEEGDLISLRGKGRSQLDEVLGETKKEKYKVMTSKLN from the coding sequence GTGGATATCTATCAACACTTTCGAAAAGAAGAAAAGCCATTCATCGATCAAGTCTTATCTTTTCGTGAAGATGTGGCTCTTAAATATCAGCGGAAGCTGACAGATTTCCTCGACCCGAGGGAACAAATGATCATGAAGGCGATCATGGGTAATGATCCGGATCTTATTTACGGATTAGAAGGGGGAGCAGAGACTAGTGAACGAAAACGTGCGATCATCGCTCCTGATTACGAGATTATTGAAAAAGAAGACTTTCAGTTGACGTTATTAGAGGCTTCCTACCCTCAAAAATTTGTTGCGCTTGAGCATCGCGATGTTCTAGGGGCTTTTATGTCGTTGGGAATTCGCAGAGAGAAGATGGGAGATCTCGTTGTACAGGATGGCATCATTCAAATGACAACAGCCTCTGAAATTAGTGACTACATTAAAATGAACTTAACCGGTATTAAGCGCTCCAACGTGCAATTTGAAGAAAAACCTTTATCTACGCGGATAGAGAGCAATGAAACATGGTCGACGAAACAAACGACGGTTTCATCTTTACGCCTGGATGTTATGGTCAAGGAAATTTACGGGATGTCCCGCAATAAAGCATCCATGTTCATTGAGGCGGGACAGGTGAAGGTCAATTTCCGTACCGTAGAAGACACTTCATTTTCATTAGAAGAAGGCGATCTTATTTCTTTACGTGGAAAAGGGAGAAGCCAACTCGATGAAGTGCTGGGTGAAACGAAAAAAGAAAAATATAAAGTGATGACATCAAAATTAAATTAA
- a CDS encoding YggT family protein codes for MAFLFQILMTALQIYSWILIIYILMSWFTGARESSFGEVLSRLAEPFLEPFRKIIPPLGMIDISPIVAILVLNFARAGLGELYYIIMGL; via the coding sequence ATGGCGTTTTTGTTTCAGATTTTAATGACTGCACTACAAATTTACAGTTGGATTCTCATTATCTACATTTTGATGTCCTGGTTTACTGGGGCGCGTGAATCTAGTTTCGGTGAAGTCCTTTCCCGGTTGGCTGAGCCTTTCTTGGAGCCTTTCCGTAAAATCATTCCTCCACTAGGTATGATTGATATTTCACCAATTGTTGCTATTCTCGTCCTGAACTTTGCTCGAGCAGGTTTAGGCGAACTATATTACATCATTATGGGATTATAA
- a CDS encoding cell division protein SepF, whose protein sequence is MSMKNKFRSFFTLDDEYEYIEEEVEDDYEEEPAQHQRATKKQEQGNVVSLKSAKSSSKMVLSEPSSYNEAQDIADQLVNRRAVVINLQRVDHHQAKRIVDFLSGTVYAIGGDIQKLGTQTFLCTPDNVEISGSISEMIAQDEDDINRRW, encoded by the coding sequence ATGAGCATGAAAAATAAATTTCGTTCGTTTTTCACGTTGGATGATGAATACGAGTACATTGAGGAAGAAGTGGAAGATGATTACGAAGAAGAGCCTGCCCAGCATCAACGAGCCACGAAGAAACAGGAGCAGGGCAATGTGGTCAGTTTGAAAAGTGCTAAATCCTCATCAAAAATGGTATTGAGTGAGCCGAGCAGTTACAACGAAGCTCAGGACATTGCCGATCAGCTGGTTAACCGCCGTGCTGTTGTAATCAATTTACAACGTGTCGATCATCATCAGGCAAAACGAATTGTAGATTTTTTAAGCGGAACAGTATATGCTATAGGTGGAGATATTCAAAAGCTCGGAACACAAACATTTCTTTGTACTCCTGATAATGTTGAAATTTCAGGATCTATTTCAGAAATGATTGCGCAAGATGAAGATGATATAAACAGAAGGTGGTAA
- a CDS encoding YggS family pyridoxal phosphate-dependent enzyme, with protein sequence MSVVDNLAKIDQQIEQACKNSGRSKNEITLIAVTKYVTTDRAQEALEAGIKHLGENRKEGLLEKYEEIGDQATWHFIGTLQSRKVKDVIGQVSMIHSLDRKSLAKEINKRAGCPVPCFIQVNISEEESKHGLDASEVESFIEVLSHYENVKVVGLMTMAPHTDDEEKLRGVFRQLRALRDRIRNKGYRHAPCEYLSMGMSNDFALAIEEGATHIRLGSSLVGE encoded by the coding sequence ATGTCGGTTGTAGATAACTTAGCAAAAATTGATCAACAAATTGAACAAGCATGTAAAAATAGTGGACGTTCTAAAAATGAAATCACCCTTATAGCGGTTACCAAATACGTCACTACTGATCGGGCACAAGAAGCCCTGGAGGCAGGGATCAAACATCTTGGTGAAAACAGGAAAGAAGGCCTTCTGGAAAAGTATGAGGAAATCGGTGATCAGGCGACCTGGCATTTTATCGGGACCCTGCAATCGCGAAAAGTGAAGGATGTAATCGGACAAGTCTCCATGATCCATTCTCTTGACCGGAAGTCCCTTGCTAAAGAGATAAACAAAAGGGCTGGTTGTCCGGTTCCATGTTTTATTCAGGTTAACATTAGTGAAGAGGAATCCAAACACGGGTTGGATGCTTCAGAAGTTGAATCTTTTATAGAAGTGTTAAGTCATTACGAAAATGTTAAAGTCGTCGGTCTGATGACGATGGCCCCACATACTGATGACGAAGAGAAATTGCGTGGTGTATTCCGTCAATTGAGAGCTCTAAGAGATCGCATCAGGAACAAAGGTTATCGTCATGCCCCTTGTGAATATTTATCCATGGGAATGAGCAACGACTTTGCACTGGCGATTGAAGAAGGAGCGACACATATCCGCCTTGGCTCCAGTCTAGTCGGTGAATAA
- the pgeF gene encoding peptidoglycan editing factor PgeF yields MEPFQSHSIRQMTCFHSHQNVTAGLTTRQGGHSEAPFDSLNMGLHVSDKKENVLKNRRALAEEIGIPLSRWVIGEQVHGTEVAAVDKGNAGAGATSLQTAVSKVDGLITNEKNLVLGAFFADCVPLYFADSESGWVGIAHAGWKGTVNGMAGEMLRALQDQRCKLENIQVVIGPSIGKKHYEVDDHVISFIPESYKKECVISKGRGKYQLDLKILHRRMMIEEGLGKNNIQMTDFCTYEEEKTFYSHRRDQGSTGRMLGYITLRT; encoded by the coding sequence ATGGAACCTTTCCAATCGCATTCCATTAGACAGATGACTTGTTTTCATTCCCACCAGAATGTGACTGCAGGATTGACAACACGTCAGGGCGGACATAGTGAAGCCCCTTTCGATTCGCTGAACATGGGGCTCCATGTATCCGATAAAAAAGAAAATGTGTTGAAGAATAGACGCGCGCTTGCCGAGGAGATCGGCATCCCGCTTTCCAGATGGGTAATCGGTGAGCAAGTTCATGGTACCGAGGTCGCTGCTGTAGACAAAGGAAATGCTGGAGCTGGTGCGACTTCCTTGCAAACCGCCGTCTCGAAGGTGGATGGATTGATTACCAATGAGAAAAACCTTGTCCTTGGCGCTTTTTTTGCAGATTGCGTGCCGTTATACTTTGCTGATTCTGAATCAGGTTGGGTAGGAATTGCTCATGCTGGATGGAAGGGAACAGTAAACGGGATGGCAGGAGAGATGCTCCGCGCACTTCAAGACCAAAGATGTAAGCTTGAAAACATCCAAGTCGTCATCGGACCATCCATTGGCAAGAAACACTATGAAGTCGATGACCATGTCATCAGTTTCATTCCTGAAAGCTACAAAAAAGAATGTGTGATAAGTAAAGGAAGAGGGAAATATCAATTAGACCTGAAAATTCTTCACCGTAGAATGATGATAGAAGAAGGCTTAGGGAAAAACAATATTCAAATGACTGACTTTTGTACATACGAGGAAGAAAAAACGTTTTATTCCCACCGGCGCGATCAGGGAAGTACGGGGCGTATGCTTGGGTATATCACGCTTCGGACTTGA
- a CDS encoding YlmC/YmxH family sporulation protein yields the protein MKITELQMKDVIAMETGERLGYISDLDIDTQRGRLKGLVLTLKGKAMGLFGKEEEMTIPWDQIVNIGADVILVKKNGYKSISTVQKTESDE from the coding sequence ATGAAAATCACGGAACTGCAAATGAAAGATGTCATTGCGATGGAAACAGGGGAACGTCTGGGGTATATAAGCGATCTTGATATAGATACACAGAGGGGGCGGCTTAAGGGGCTCGTCCTTACTTTGAAAGGGAAAGCGATGGGACTTTTCGGGAAGGAAGAAGAAATGACGATTCCGTGGGACCAAATTGTGAATATTGGGGCTGATGTCATTTTAGTGAAAAAGAATGGCTACAAAAGCATTTCTACGGTACAAAAGACAGAATCAGACGAATAA
- the sigG gene encoding RNA polymerase sporulation sigma factor SigG, which yields MTRHKVEICGVDTSKLPVLKNAEMRDLFERLQSGELEAREQLVNGNLRLVLSVIQRFNNRGEYGDDLFQVGCIGLMKSIDNFDLSHNVKFSTYAVPMIIGEIRRYLRDNNPIRVSRSLRDTAYKALQMREKMISETSKDPAPHEIAERMGVPHEDVVFAMDAIQDPVSLFEPIYNDGGDPIFVVDQLKDDREKDSVWLDELSLREGMKKLNDREKMILTKRFFQGKTQMEVAEEIGISQAQVSRLEKAAIKEMNSSMFQ from the coding sequence TTGACACGACATAAAGTAGAGATATGCGGCGTAGATACATCAAAACTTCCGGTACTGAAAAATGCAGAAATGAGAGACCTGTTTGAACGCTTACAAAGTGGAGAGCTGGAGGCAAGAGAGCAGCTGGTGAATGGCAACCTCCGCCTCGTCTTATCCGTTATTCAGCGTTTTAACAATCGCGGAGAGTATGGAGACGATTTGTTCCAGGTTGGATGCATTGGTCTCATGAAATCCATTGATAATTTTGATTTAAGTCACAATGTTAAATTTTCTACTTACGCTGTACCCATGATCATTGGTGAAATTCGCAGGTACTTAAGAGACAACAACCCGATTCGTGTTTCCAGATCCTTGCGCGACACGGCATATAAAGCATTGCAAATGCGTGAGAAGATGATCAGTGAGACAAGTAAAGATCCGGCTCCTCATGAAATTGCTGAACGCATGGGAGTCCCGCACGAAGATGTAGTCTTTGCGATGGATGCCATCCAGGATCCCGTATCTCTTTTTGAACCGATCTACAATGACGGCGGTGATCCGATTTTCGTTGTTGATCAGTTGAAAGATGATCGGGAAAAAGACTCGGTTTGGCTCGATGAACTATCGCTGAGAGAAGGAATGAAGAAACTGAACGATCGAGAGAAAATGATTTTGACGAAGCGCTTCTTCCAAGGAAAAACGCAAATGGAAGTCGCTGAAGAAATCGGCATCTCGCAAGCTCAAGTGTCGCGTTTAGAAAAAGCGGCGATCAAAGAAATGAATTCATCCATGTTCCAATGA
- the sigE gene encoding RNA polymerase sporulation sigma factor SigE gives MFKWFFKARLWYYRLLMKLGIKQDEIYYIGGSEALPPPLSREEERELLELLPKGDKAARAMLIERNLRLVVYIARKFENTGLNIEDLISIGTIGLIKAVNTFDPEKKIKLATYASRCIENEILMHLRKSNKLKTEVSFDEPLNVDWDGNELLLSDILGTDEDLITKGIEKKIDKKLLKSALEQLNDREKQIMELRFGLIGKKEKTQKDVADMMGISQSYISRLEKKIIRRLQREFDKMV, from the coding sequence ATGTTCAAATGGTTCTTTAAAGCGCGGCTCTGGTATTATCGCTTACTTATGAAGCTTGGAATTAAACAAGATGAGATTTATTACATTGGTGGAAGTGAAGCCCTGCCACCACCATTATCCAGAGAAGAAGAGAGAGAATTGCTTGAACTTCTTCCTAAAGGGGATAAGGCGGCACGCGCGATGCTCATTGAGCGGAATTTAAGACTTGTCGTTTATATCGCCAGGAAGTTTGAAAACACGGGGTTGAACATAGAAGATTTAATTAGTATTGGGACGATTGGACTAATCAAGGCTGTGAACACGTTTGATCCTGAAAAGAAAATCAAACTTGCGACATACGCTTCTCGCTGCATAGAAAATGAAATACTCATGCACCTTAGAAAAAGCAATAAGTTGAAAACAGAAGTATCCTTTGATGAGCCATTGAACGTGGACTGGGACGGAAATGAACTTTTATTATCTGATATTTTAGGAACAGACGAAGATTTAATTACGAAGGGCATCGAAAAGAAAATCGATAAAAAATTACTCAAATCGGCGCTTGAACAATTAAATGATCGTGAAAAACAAATCATGGAACTTCGTTTTGGATTAATTGGGAAAAAAGAAAAAACACAAAAAGATGTGGCAGACATGATGGGCATCTCACAGTCATATATATCAAGGCTTGAAAAGAAAATCATCCGCCGGCTGCAACGCGAATTCGATAAAATGGTCTAA
- the spoIIGA gene encoding sigma-E processing peptidase SpoIIGA — MLFSTADKEKGGERIIYLDAVWLLNLLMDGMILSLTQGITRAKSSKIRMAAGAFVASTIVPITIYMPDSWLVGSFGKIFFSFFIIWVAFSYTSLRAFFVQWISFYFITFAIGGSMMGVHYFLATEISLQGGSIVTFSGGYGDPVSWLFVIIGFPCSFVFTKWRLNQVSVHKMKLEDIYDVTVEWNGRAAHCKGLVDSGNQLVDPVSRKMVFLADSFLWEQFLSKEQVQQLEVDHVVTALADLPDEIQSSVRLVPYQAAGVAGKLLVTLVVDKITVKTESGNLEMKAPLLGVQQQDLTHDRLYQMLIHPHLMVKGKSA; from the coding sequence ATACTTTTCAGTACAGCAGATAAAGAGAAGGGGGGAGAGAGGATCATTTATCTTGATGCTGTCTGGTTGCTTAACCTTTTGATGGATGGCATGATCTTATCGCTTACGCAGGGGATTACGAGAGCGAAATCATCGAAAATAAGAATGGCCGCTGGGGCGTTTGTCGCCTCTACGATCGTCCCGATTACCATTTATATGCCGGATTCCTGGCTTGTAGGAAGTTTCGGGAAAATCTTTTTTTCGTTTTTCATCATCTGGGTGGCCTTTTCCTACACCTCTCTCCGAGCATTTTTTGTCCAGTGGATCAGTTTTTATTTTATTACCTTCGCCATCGGTGGAAGCATGATGGGGGTTCATTATTTTCTTGCGACAGAGATCAGCTTACAAGGGGGATCAATCGTAACATTCAGTGGTGGTTATGGAGACCCGGTCAGTTGGTTGTTTGTAATCATTGGTTTTCCATGTTCCTTTGTTTTTACAAAATGGCGATTGAATCAAGTCAGCGTCCATAAGATGAAGCTTGAGGATATTTATGATGTGACAGTAGAGTGGAATGGAAGGGCCGCCCATTGCAAAGGTTTAGTAGATAGCGGAAACCAGCTCGTGGATCCGGTCAGTCGGAAAATGGTTTTTCTCGCCGATTCTTTTTTATGGGAACAATTTTTATCAAAGGAACAGGTCCAGCAACTTGAAGTGGATCATGTCGTAACCGCTTTAGCGGACTTACCGGATGAGATTCAGTCCTCAGTACGGCTTGTTCCTTATCAGGCGGCAGGGGTTGCAGGAAAGTTACTCGTGACGTTAGTGGTGGATAAAATCACGGTCAAAACAGAGTCAGGGAATTTGGAAATGAAAGCTCCCCTATTAGGGGTGCAGCAACAGGATTTGACACATGACCGACTTTATCAAATGCTCATACATCCGCACTTGATGGTTAAAGGTAAATCAGCGTGA
- the ftsZ gene encoding cell division protein FtsZ, translated as MLDFDTSMDQLATIKVIGVGGGGSNAVNRMIEHGVQGVEFIAVNTDAQALNLSKAEVKMQIGGKLTRGLGAGANPEVGRKAAEESKEQIEEALQGADMVFVTAGMGGGTGTGAAPVIAQVAKELGALTVGVVTRPFTFEGRKRSTQASGGTESLKGAVDTLIVIPNDRLLEIVDKNTPMLEAFREADNVLRQGVQGISDLIAVPGLINVDFADVKTIMVDKGSALMGIGIATGENRAAEAAKKAISSPLLETSIDGAHGVLMNISGGANLSLYEVQEAADIVTSAADQEVNVIFGSVINENLKDEIVVTVIATGFDEAQIAQGQQKKRPTVNPVNQQKQVEQQQPERNVREEQPPRRQAPPQPQNKPNQEEDTLDIPTFLRNRNRRR; from the coding sequence ATGTTAGATTTTGATACAAGCATGGACCAACTAGCAACGATTAAAGTAATCGGAGTAGGTGGCGGCGGTAGTAACGCCGTTAACCGTATGATTGAGCACGGTGTCCAAGGCGTCGAATTCATCGCCGTCAATACGGATGCACAAGCGCTTAATCTTTCAAAAGCAGAAGTTAAAATGCAAATTGGTGGAAAATTGACTCGCGGACTTGGTGCAGGTGCGAATCCGGAAGTCGGTCGTAAAGCTGCGGAAGAAAGTAAAGAACAAATCGAAGAAGCCCTTCAAGGTGCAGACATGGTCTTCGTAACTGCAGGAATGGGAGGCGGAACAGGTACAGGTGCCGCTCCTGTCATTGCCCAAGTTGCCAAAGAACTAGGCGCCCTTACAGTCGGGGTTGTCACTCGTCCATTCACGTTTGAAGGACGTAAGCGTTCCACACAAGCGAGCGGAGGTACAGAAAGTCTTAAAGGCGCGGTTGATACACTGATTGTCATCCCGAACGACCGTTTGCTTGAAATCGTAGATAAGAATACGCCAATGCTTGAAGCGTTCCGTGAAGCGGATAACGTCCTTCGTCAAGGTGTACAAGGTATCTCCGATTTGATTGCGGTACCAGGATTGATCAACGTAGACTTTGCCGACGTGAAAACAATCATGGTCGACAAAGGATCCGCCCTTATGGGAATCGGTATTGCGACAGGAGAAAATCGAGCAGCTGAAGCAGCCAAAAAGGCGATCTCCTCTCCATTACTCGAAACTTCCATTGACGGTGCACACGGCGTCCTGATGAACATCAGCGGTGGTGCCAACTTGAGCCTTTATGAAGTTCAGGAAGCAGCGGATATCGTAACCTCTGCAGCAGATCAGGAAGTAAACGTCATCTTCGGTTCTGTGATCAACGAAAACCTGAAAGATGAAATCGTTGTTACTGTTATTGCAACAGGTTTCGATGAAGCGCAAATTGCCCAAGGTCAGCAGAAAAAGCGTCCAACTGTTAACCCTGTGAACCAGCAAAAGCAAGTAGAACAACAACAGCCAGAGCGTAACGTACGGGAAGAGCAACCTCCTCGTCGTCAAGCTCCGCCACAACCACAGAACAAACCGAATCAAGAAGAAGACACGCTTGATATCCCGACGTTCCTGCGTAACCGCAATCGTCGCCGATAA